ATCTCTTTATATTTACCGTGATCTTTAGTACCGACAGGCTTTATATTCAGTATAAGGCATGAGTCGGACCGCGATAGATCCTCGAGGTATGATAGAATTTCGGCCGCGGTTTCTTCCTCATTCTTCTCCGACTTAACATATTTGGAAAATTTCGAGTAGTCCGATTCCAGAGCCTTACGTTCCGCGAGTATGGCCAGATCTTTCTTAAGTGTGACCGCCTTCGACCTCATCTCGAAATTTAAAGCCTGCCATTCCCGCGCGATGGGCTCGAGGATCAACACATAAAGCGCGGATACGATGACTATGAGCACCGTAGCGTATGCTATCGAACTTTCACGCTTGGACATATTTTTTAAGATATGGCGCATATTATCTCGAAGTCGGCCGCATTCAAACTCTGGCCGATCCTTTTATTTGCGTATTTGACTTTGACGTTCTTAAAATACTGCGACTTGCCGAGGACACTCACATATTTGAATACCTCGCTCAAGCTCGAGGCGGCACCCCGGAGAGTAACGCTCTTGCGTTCTTCATACTCTACCATACCGAGCGTTATGCTTTGCGGTGTTATCTTGAAAACCTCGGTAACGAGATCTATCGCGAGCGGACGCTCCGAGAGCTTATCTGTAACGAGTTCTATGTCCTTCGCCATCTTTTTCGCGGCCTTGACGCGCGGAGCTATCTTTTTAAGTTCGGAATCTACGTAAGCGATATAGACACGCTTGTCGTGGAGTTTTTTCATCACCACGATGAATGTCGTCAGCGCTATAAGGATAATAACAGCGCCGGCTATAATTATATTCTTCTTTACCGCCTCGAGGCGCAGTTCTTCCCTGCGCGAGGCAGGCAGAAGGTCTATTTTCACGTCTTCATTCTTTAATGCCAGGCCGAAGAGTTCCGTGAACGATGCATCGCCGCATTCCATCCTGGCGCCTTCGCGCACAGGTATATTATGCATCTGGTCTACAACCTCGACAGAAGCATTCAGTCTTACGGCTATAAGTCCTTTTAATTCATCTATGCGGGAAGAGACACCGGTCAATATTATTTTGCCGACAGAATGCTTCGACTCTTTTTTATACGCGGCCAGCGAGACGCTGATCTCTTTTATTATCCTCTCCGCCGCGGTCGCGGCAGTTTCCGGAGAGCATAAGGCTCCTCTGGTAAAGACAAGCTTATCCCCTGCGATGATATCGATATCGATGTGCCCTGAATCTATGTTTGCCAATAGGACGACCGCGTCCGACTGAGTGTGGTTGGCCGCGAGATACCACAGAAGGAGCGCCTCCGAGCTTAAGGAAACGGATTCCACCACAAGGCCTGAGTTCGTTAATGTCTGTATCTGAGCGCGCACGCCGTCGGCCTGCGCAACGGCTATCATGACGCTCGAATAGCCGTCTTCCTGCTTCTCTATAACGCGGTATCCGGACACCATTTCCTCATCGGCATATGGAACGTGCTTTGCCGATTCTATCGCGGCCATTTTTTTTATCTCAGCATCATCTGTGGACGGAAGCTTCAAGAATCTGACCGTTACGAGGTGCCTGGGTATATTAAGCCGCACGCGGCGGGGAATGCTAAGGGAGGTAAATATGCCTTTTATCTCTTCGGATACGTTTTCGACGGCGATCGTCTTCTTTAAGGCAAGCGCTGTCTGCCGAACGCCTTTAAGTTCGGGCGCCCACGCAAGTTTTATGAAATCGTCGCCCATCTCGAGCGCTATGAAGTCGTTCGTATCGTCGAAGACGTCTCTTATGTGCTCTGTCAACCGGGGTAATGTTTTGATAGTGTTCCTCCGAACTCTATATTAGAGCAACGGGATTTAGTTGTCAATTCTTTCGATTTCCAAACGTTCCCGAACCAGGCCTGTAGAAACAGTTTACATGCTCAAGCCTGACCGGGAAATCAATGCTCACGATAATATAAACACTTAGCGCCGCTCGTTTCGGATTTCGAAACGACCAAAACCACCGATTTGCCTATCTTCGAGCCTTTTACCAATCCCGTCGATTCGATCCTGAAAAAATTGGATTTTATTTTGAGCCGCCCTTTAAGCTCGGCGATCTGCGCGGCGGAAAGCTCCGGCAATACATTCTCTATCGAAACGTCGGAATTAAAACTATTGTCGTCCTTCGTCCCCTTCTCTTTGTCGGGGCCGTTACGAAGTTCGATTATCCTGTCGGCAAAGTAATCGGACGTTACCTTATCCTGCGCGGCGTCGGCCATAATAAGAATACTCAATACCTCTTTCAGCGCCGTATTTATATTTACCGTGAATTTAGCGGCATCGCCGTATATTGTTACATAAGGCTTCAGCTTATCGAATATCTTCCGGCTTATGCCTTTAACGAGCAGGAGCTCTTCTATAACGCTAAATGCGGCATGTTTGCACTTATATGGAGCCGGGAGGGATTCATAGTAACCGTCGTCTAAGCCCGTTCCGGAACTGCGCCACTGCACTATGTCGGAAGCGATCGTAGGGTCTTCACCGACATATATGAGGAGATTTTTTAAAATATTCTCGGGCGCAGTATTTATGTTAATCTTGCGCTCTTCATCGGACATCCCCGGATATACAGTTTCGCTTTCCTTATATGACACACTAAAAATACCGTCGGTAAGAGAGCCTTTGAATATGGCTTTCATCTCATCGGGGTCACTCGCCTCTTCGGCAGAAAAAGCTGTGCCGCACTCATAAATGGAATCTGCGGTACTCGGGCTTTTTGAAAAACGGTATTTCGCTTTTACAGCGCCGGCTTTTGCCAGATAAAGCGCTTTCGCGGAATCCATGTTGTATTTAGAAAGTCTCGCCTCCACTGACACGCGGAAGCCTATGCCCATCGCGAGGATGGCAAGTATCGCAAGTATCCATAAAGATGTTATAAATATCGCTCCGCGTTTATTTCCTATCATTCTTCCTCGCCCAAAATGCCTGTGGGGACAAAAACCGTTTTTCGGAATTCGCCCACTTTTATCCTGACACCACGCGGGACATCCTGCACGTTTTTTTCTTCCCACGCGTCACGCCATTCATATTCGTATTCGGTATTCGATAATTTTGCCTTGTAACAGTACTCGATCCCAAAATCTTTTTCATTAATATCCTTCAAGATTTCCGACGACCGGGCGTTGTCCTCGTTCAAGCCCTCCGCCGCTGTAGCGACGAGCCGCCGCAAACATTTTTTGTCCTTATCGTAAGCGTAAGTAACTCTCGCGAGCTCTTCGCGAAAACCGGTCTCGGGATCGGACACGCCTATTACGGTAATAAAAGACATCCTGTCGGCGGCGCCTTCAAAGTTTATCCTGCCTTCGTATTCCGCGCCGAAAACCGGCTTTGCAAGAGTTTCCGATTTCGGATAATATGCTACGGCGTTCTTAAGATCCGCCGCCACGGTACCAAAGAAAATCCTCAAGCTCTGGTTCTCCTCTATCATAGGCGAGGTTTTAAGCCAGACACGGATACCTGCGTTGAATGTGCTGTATATGCTTACGGCTATTACCGCAAATATCGTAACCGCGATAATAAGTTCGATGAAGGTAAAAGCCCTGTTGTGCCTCGGGATATTTTTTAGCGTCATTTTTTCTTATCCAGATATGTGTAAAGCGAATATTTATCCGGCGAGACGCCGGATATGTTTTTCCCATCGAATACGCTCAGTCTCACAGAACACAGGCCGTCCAAACGCTGATTTACCGGCGCGAGCGAAGAGGCCTCCACTTCCCAGCGATAGTTCTTATTGTCGGGGAAACTCCCGCTATCCTTATCATCTTCAATAACACCCCGTTCCTCAAAATCATACATCTTCTCTTCCAGAAGTATCGAGTGACGGAATATAACTCGCGAGCGATCGAGCATCTCCTTTGCCGTCGAGTACACCCTCATGACAAAGAGAAGCCCGCCGGTTATCACTACCACACTTGCCATGACTTCCAGAAGCAGAAAACCTCTCCTACTCTTCACCGATAACCTCTTTTATCCCGGCTCCAAAGCCGAAGCCTTTGACGGCGACGCTGTAACCGTTACCTTTCGCGTCAACCACCTCAAGCGATAACTCATCACAATGCCCGTCCGGGTAAAATAATACATGCTTCTTGTATTCTTCCTGCGTCTTTTGTGTAACGCCCGTTTTTGCGTCCCGGAAAAATAATCCCTGCGGCAGGAAAAAAACTTTACCGAACCGCTTATCCCCTTTTACATAAACTATACCTTCTGCCGAGGAATTGGATTCGAAAAGTTGATACGTGCGGCGGTTAAAATCAAAAGTTATCCTGTAGTTCTTCCTGTCGATAACAGCGCGTTCCTGAGCGTAGCTTACTAATTTGGATATGTTGAATACCGCGTCTTTGGCTGAAAGAGCCGCGAAGGTTTTTCTGAATAGAGGTATAGATAATCCGACGAGAGAAAGAATTATAACCGTTACGAGAGTCAACTCTATTAATGTGAATGCCCGGACTCGCGTCATCTAATCCTGCGTTTCCGTTTCAGTGGCGGTGGATGTCGTCGCTTCCCAGTTCGTCACATCGTCACCTTCTCCGCTGTTATCGACGCCGTCCTTGCCGAATGAGTAAAGGTCATAGTCGCCGTGCGTCCCGGGATAAGTATATTTATACTCATGGCCCCACGGATCGATGGCTTTTTTCTTAAGGTACGGCCCCTTGCCGTCCTTCTTTTCGAGGAGAACCTCGAGATTCTCGGAATATGAACCATGATCTATCTCATACAGGTCGAGCGCCGAGGATATATTCGCCTCTATGTCCGCCTTGGCGGCGGCACGCTTGGCCTGCTCAGTCCTGCCGGCAAGGCGCGGCATGACCATGGCTACAAGAGTACCTATAATGATGACCACAAGCATCAGCTCGACCAGTGTAAAACCTCTTCTATCTTTACGCTCCATCTCATCCTCCAATTTGCTGTTGCTTTTTACCTCGTCATAAAATTTATTTCAAATATCGGCAAAAGCATCGCTATCACTATAAACCCGACTACAACGCCGAGTGTAAGTATGAGCGCGGGCTCCAGAAGCGACATCATCATCTTGACCGCCTCGTCCGATTCCCTATCGTATCCCTGGGCCACCTTAAAAAGAGAGCGCTCGATATGGCCGGCCTCTTCTCCTATGGCGATGATATTCACCACCACCGGTGGTATCACTTTGCTGTTAAAAAGACCTTTTGAAAGAGACGCCCCTTCTTTTACGGCGCCATAAGCGCGCTCGAGCTCCTCTTTCATAACGGCATTGTCTATCGTATCCGAAGTCACCTTAAGCGATTCCAATATCGGGACGCCGTTCTCGAGAAGCGTGGCAAGTGTCCTGGCAAACCTGCCTATTTCGACTTTCATTATCAATTGGCCGAATATCGGCATCTTCAATTTCATGCGATCCATCGCCAGACGCCCTTCCTTAGTCGCGTATGTCTTGACGAGGAACGCGCCGATAAAAAATATTGCGATGGCGATAACCCACCAGTAGTTCTTTACCGTATTGCTTATGAAGAGAAGTATCTGCGTCGGCAGGGGAAGCGCTTGTCCAAGGTCGGAGAACATCACCATCATCTTCGGGATAACGAACGTCATCAGGACTATTATCGTGACAAGGCCTACGACCGACATTAGTATCGGATACGCCAGAGCCGTCTTTATCTTCGTCTCCACCTCAAGCTGTTTTTCTCCGAAGTCGGAAAGCCGTTTTAATATATTTTCCAGGGCTCCGCCCATCTCGCCGGAACGAACCATGCTGACGTAAAGATTTGAAAATACCCTCGGGTGGCGGCCGAGCGCGTTGGATAAAGGATTGCCGGCCACGCAAAAATCACGCACATCCATTATGACATATTTCAGCCGTTTATTGGATGTCTGGTCATGTAAAAGGTCGAGGGCCCTTACTATGGTAAGCCCTGATTCGAGAAGATCGGAAAGCTGTCGCGTAAAATTAGCTATGTCTTTCGACGATATCCTGCCGAACATGCCCGAGGCGGCACCTTCGGCTTGCTGTGTAACGGCGCTTTCCTCGTCGATCGATACGAGATAATATCCCATACCTGCTATCTTCTGGATCGCGGCGGATCTATTATCGGCGACAAGAACGCCTTTAACCGTTTCCTTCGGGTTCTTCTTCGCCTCATATAAAAATCGCGCCATAAAAACTCCGCTTTCCGGCTATTCCTCTATCTCTTCGAGCACTTCCTGCTGGGTAACCCTTATAACTTCGCTCGGAGTGGTCATGCCCATCACTATCTTTTCCCACCCATCCTGCCTGAGCGTTCTCATACCCAATTCTATCGCCTTCTTCTTTATCTGGTCGGAGGACGCCCTTTTCAAAACCAGTTCCCTTATCGGCTCGCTCATTTCAAGAATCTCATAGATCGCTGTCCGGCCTTTATATCCGGTAAATCTGCAGGCGTCGCACCCTTTGCCTTCATATATCTTTACGCGCAAGGCCTTGGAGCCGGAAACACCAAGCTCCCTTAAAAGCTCTTTGTCGGGCTTTATCTCATGTTTGCATTTAGAGCATATCACCCGGACGAGGCGTTGCGCGATGAAGCACTCCACCGCGGATGCCACAAGAAACGGCTCTACGCCCATATCTATAAGGCGCGTAACGCCGCCGGCCGCATCATTTGTATGTATAGTAGAGAATACGAGGTGGCCCGTCAGGGCTACCCTTATGGTGATCTCCGCAGTCTCGTAGTCCCTGACCTCTCCGACCATCATGACATCAGGGTCGTGGCGAAGCATCGAACGCAGGGCATTGGCGAATGTAAGTTCTATCTTCGGCTGAACCTGTATCTGTGTGATCCCCTTGAGTTGATATTCGATAGGATCTTCTATGGTTATTATTTTTCTGTCCTTGGTGTTTATTTTACTTAAAGAAGCGTAGAGTGTGGTCGTCTTACCGCTCCCTGTAGGCCCGGTAACGAATATTATCCCGTGCGGCATCTTGAGTAGCCTCTCGAGGACATCCTGGTCTTTCTTTAAAAGCCCAAGGTTCTCGAGACCGAAGCGTATGTTGCCGGATAGTATTCGGATCACAACACTTTCACCGAAAGGCGTAGGTAATATCGAAACCCTCAAATCAACCTCTTCGGCGCCTATGCGTATCTTTATCCTGCCGTCCTGCGGCAGGCGCCGCTCCGATATATCGAGATTGGCCATTATCTTGATACGCGATATTATCGCCGACTGGTAATGTTTTATAGATTGCGGGACCTTCGTTTCGTGGAGGATGCCATCTATCCTGTACCTGACGAGAAGTTCGTCCTCGTACGGCTCTATGTGTATATCGGTCGCCCTGTCTCTGCATCCCTCGAGGAGTATCTGGTTGACGAATTTTATTATCGACGCGTCTTCGGCGCTCTCTCCTACGTCCTGGGTCTCCTGCGCCTGAACGCTCGCACTGCGCTCGAGCGACGCATCCGGCGCCATTTTTTCTATCGTTTCGGCGCCGACGCCGTAATATTTTTTTATCATCTCAAGTATCTCACGCCGCGATGCCAGGACGGCGCGGATCTCGCTCTTTAAAAGAAGCCGTATGTCGTCGATCGTGTGAATATCAAGAGGGTTGGACATTGCCACCGTAATGGTATCGTCCTTTATCTCTACGGGGATCAATTCATAATGGCACGCGAACTTCGCGGGTATCTTATTTATTACGGAAGGATCTATTTTTATATCTTTGAGTTTTATGTATTCGACGCCGGATTGCTCCGACAGTATGCGATAGAAATCGTTCTCGTTCACAAGGCCCAGTTTTATCAATATGTCGCCTATGCGCTTTTGCGAATGTTCCTGCTCGGCAAGCGCTCTCTCCAGGGCCTCAACGGTGATAATGCCCTTCTGTATAAGAAGTTGTCCTATAAGATCCGTCTCTTTGAAACTCATAATTCTCCCCGTTAGGTCATAATATGTATGATATATAGATTATACTTGCCAATCCCCGCAAAAGCAAGCGACGGATGCCGCGGGTAACGCTTTTACTATTCGAGCGAACGAGGTGAGCAAACACGGAACTTCCTTGCACGAAAAACCTTTGCCCACCTACGAGGAGAAATCACTTAGACAGGTTTCACCTCGTAGGTGATTCCGCCAACCTTACTCCCTCGGTATTTTTTTCACTGCCTACGTTTATTCTTGCGCTCCGCGCGGCGATGAAATATAATCTATGGCACAAGGGAGGCAGTAATGCTAAAACTATTCAGAAGCAAACACGTTACCAAAATAGTCCTGTGGGGACTACTCATACTGATATTACCCGCGTTTGTTCTGTGGGGAACCGGCAATACGGGGCGCTCGACTAAAGGCGGCCCGAAATATGTCGGCATTATAGAGAACAGGAAGGTATCTTTCGAAAATTTCGCGGACAGCCTTTACAGTATACGCTGTCAGGTGGTCTTAAACTATTATGGCCGCCCTGAAACCCTCGACGCGATACTGGGTAATAAAGAGTTCCTCGGAAAACTCGCCTGGGATCGGCTTATAATGCTGCAGAAGGCGCGCGCGGCAAGAATAAAGGTTTCGGATAAAGAGGTTGTAGGCTTCATAACATCGCATCCCCTCTTTCTGCGAAACGGAAAATTCGACGATCATATATATCAGTATTTCCTGAAAAATTCCCTGGGGATTTATCCCAGGAGTTTCGAAGAGCTCGTCAGGGAAAACCTGATGATACAGAAACTTACCGATATTATAACTAAAGATGTAAAGATAGCCGATGAAGAGATTGCGGCGGACTACGGGCGCGATAATTCGCGATTCGCTATATCCTACATAACGATACCTCTAAAGGACTTCACGGGCAAAATAACCGTAACCGACGGAGAAATCGTTGCTCTCCATAAGAAGCATGAAAAAGATTTCATGTTCCAGGCCAAAGACGCAACCGGCAAAAAAGGCGTAAAGAGACAGGCAACCCTGGAAGAAGCCAGGGAAACGATAAGAACCTTACTGGTTGAAGATAAGGCCAGGCCGCTGGCGGAGGAAAAAGCAAACGCGGTATGCGAAGAAATAAACGGATTGATATCCGGAAAAAAGCTATCGTTCGAGGATGCGGCATCTAAACTCGGCTTTAAAGCGCAAGCTTCGGGACTATTCGGCAGGACGGATAGCGTCGAAGATATAGGAGAGATGGCGCCTATAATACCTGTGGCCACAGCGCTCAAAAAAGACGAAATTTCAAAACCGGTTGGAGTTAAAAAAGGCTTCTTGGTATTTACAGTTTCCCAGACGCAGGCCTTCGACCCGGAAAAATTCAAGAAAGAGAAAGACGATTATTCGCGGATAGCGCTTGCCGTTAAAAAGAACGCCTATATGGAAGATTGGCTGAGAGAGCGCGAAAAAGGCGCAAAACTTAATATCGATCTTCGAGATTACGAAAAATATTACAAATAATCAAACGTTCCCCAGGTATACGTATTTGAGCTTCTTCCTCGCTATCCGCTCCGCCTGCTTCAGCGAGTCAACAGGCGTGGGCGGCAAGGACAGTTGGTAGCACGGAAAATACCGCGAGAAGTGGAGCGGTACTTCCGGCCCTACGTTGTCATATATCCAGTCAACCATCCTCGTTATCATCTCCGGAGAATCATTAAGCGTCGGTATCAATAAATTAGTAAGTTCGATATGACAGCTCTTGTGCGAACGTTTTATCACCTCGAGAACCGGCCGCAGACTACCCTTACATACCTTGGAGTAAAACACTTCATCGAATGATTTCAGGTCGATGTTCATGGCGTCTATGTATGGGAGCATCCCCTCGAGCGGGGCCATATTAACATAACCATTCGTAACAAGGACGTTCGCGAGAGCCGACCGCTTCGCCAGTTTCGCCGTCTCCAATACAAATTCATACCATATGAACGGTTCATTGTAGGTATACGCGATGCCGAAAGATTTCGCATCCTTCGCTTTTTCTACGGCCTGCTCGGCTGTTATGTCCTGGACGGGGGCATCAAGCTCCTGCGATATGTGCCAGTTCTGACAGAATTCGCAATGGAGATTGCATCCTTTCGTTCCGAGAGAAAATATGTATTCGCCGGGGTGGTAATGATAAAGGGGCTTTTTTTCTATGGGGTCGAGAGCTATACCTGTAGTTTTATTGTAAACTTCCGTATATAACGTGCCGGAGCGGTTTATTCTGACACCGCATGAGCCTCTGAGGCCGTCGGAGATGAGACAATTATACGGACACAGGTGGCATTGCACTTTACTGCCGTCGAGTTTCTCGTAGTATAGGGCTTCTTTCATCCGTCCTCCCTATTTAAGAAATGTCTTCAACTCCTTCATGAACTGGCCGACATCCCTGAACTGCCTGTAAACGGAAGCGAACCTGACATACGCTATCTCATCTATCTCGTGCAAACCGCGCATTACGAACTCGCCGATCTCTTTTGAAGCCACTTCAGTCTCGTCCTTCTTGCCGAGACGGCGCTCTATGTCGTCGACGAGCTTCTCGATGCGCTTAACGCTTATGGGGCGCTTTTCGCAGGCAACCATCACGCCATTAACCAGCTTCTCCCTGTTAAATGGTTCCCTGCGGCCGTCCTTCTTCACGACCATAAGAGGAACGCGCTCGACATACTCATAGGTCGTGAAACGCTTCTTGCACTTAAGACACTGCCGCCTGCGCCGCACGCTCGAACCGTTGCCCGGCGTTCGCGAGTCGATTACACTGTCTTTCCTGGATCCGCAATACGGACATCTCATAACGCTTCCTTACAAATTTTTCGTTTCCCTCAAGAAGAAGACCCGCAGGGATTCGTGCCAAGCGGGGCGTAAAATTTCGAGCAGATGCGAGAAATTTTCTCGCAGCGAAATTTTGCATGGCCAAAATTTCGCGTCCCGCGAGGCATGAATCCCGAAAGGGTCTTCCTCCGGGGAGCGAAAAATTCTACTGGTGCGTGTGCTCGCTTAAACGCTTGATCCTCTTCAGCATGTTCGGATGCGTGCTCAGAAGCTCCATCATCTTATCGCCGAAATTAAGTTTCACGGTCTTTTTCTGCAATGCCATAAGTTCGCTCTCGGAGATCGTGCCGCTCCTGTCGAGATCAAGGTCTTTCAACTCTTTAAGCTCATACATCGCTCTCGACGGGTCATTGGCAAAAAAAGCTTTCATCCCCTCAACGTCCTTGATGGCCTCTTTCGGCATCCTGGCCGAGCCATACACGAGCTTGTACAAAGCCGACGCAAGTTGCGACGGCTTATTACCCAGCTCGACCGAGCCCTTATCCGCGAAATATTCGCGTATCCTGGAAGCGTAAAGGACCAGAAGGTTAGTAAGAAAATAGAACAAAAAGGCCGCCAACCCTATCAGCATCCCGTTCGACTGCTCCCTATCTCTCCTGTCCCCAAAGAACAGGAATTGCCACGCTATCCTGTATAGAATTATAGGTATGACGGATAATAATGTTATCGTCAGGACATCGCGGTTCTTTATGTGGCTCATCTCATGGCCAAGCACCGCCCTGAGCTCATCCCTGTCGAGGAGCCCCATAATCCCTTCGGTTACGCATATGCGCCCATCTTTTATCGACCTGCCGAAGGCAAACGCGTTGGGCACCGATATTTTGGCTATGCCTATACGCGGCGCCGGTATATTCGCCGTAGCGGCGAGGGAACGAACCATCGTTTCCAGCTCAGGGTTCTCTCCGGGCTTCAGGTACTTGACCCGCATAGACCACTCTATAAGTTTCGGGCCCATCATATATTGTATCAGCATCATAACCAGCGATAACACGAGATAAAAATAGAAGTTGCCGATACCAAGTTGCGTGCCGATAACTGTTATTATCGCATAGATTATGCCGAGCAGAACCGTTGTCAATAACCACATCCTTAACCTCAAAGCCCACATCGTATTACCCTCCTTTTAAAACTATGCTTGGATGAAAATCTCTCTGGCCGCCAATGCCGCGGCGCCCAGCACAACACCGTCTTCTCCCAGGAAGCTCGGCGATATCTTCACCATGGCCGCCGGTTCCTCGAAAGCGAATTTTTTAACCGCATTTTTAAGCGGATCAAAGAGCATATCTCCGGCCGCCTCCATACCGCCGCCTATAATAACAAGCGATGGATTCAAAAGATTTATCATATACGCTATCCTGACGCCCAGGTCGCCGCCCGCCTTTTCAAGAAGGGCCACAGCTTCCTTATCGCCCTTTTTCGCGGCGTTTATGACGGTATCTTTGGTTATATTCTCCGCCTTGCCCTTCGCAAGTTCCAGCATATCTCCGGCGCCGCCCGCCTTCGCGGCCTTCCGCGCTTCATGCGCCACACCCAGATCCACACCCCACGGTCTAAGATAAGCGAACTCTTTTACATAATCCTTCTCG
This portion of the Candidatus Omnitrophota bacterium genome encodes:
- a CDS encoding GspMb/PilO family protein — protein: MRHILKNMSKRESSIAYATVLIVIVSALYVLILEPIAREWQALNFEMRSKAVTLKKDLAILAERKALESDYSKFSKYVKSEKNEEETAAEILSYLEDLSRSDSCLILNIKPVGTKDHGKYKEIMVDLSSEGSLSQFTKFLYDIENTKSAILKVRHFVLTSKAGQEGALRGSFIISKIIIE
- the pilM gene encoding pilus assembly protein PilM, which translates into the protein MTEHIRDVFDDTNDFIALEMGDDFIKLAWAPELKGVRQTALALKKTIAVENVSEEIKGIFTSLSIPRRVRLNIPRHLVTVRFLKLPSTDDAEIKKMAAIESAKHVPYADEEMVSGYRVIEKQEDGYSSVMIAVAQADGVRAQIQTLTNSGLVVESVSLSSEALLLWYLAANHTQSDAVVLLANIDSGHIDIDIIAGDKLVFTRGALCSPETAATAAERIIKEISVSLAAYKKESKHSVGKIILTGVSSRIDELKGLIAVRLNASVEVVDQMHNIPVREGARMECGDASFTELFGLALKNEDVKIDLLPASRREELRLEAVKKNIIIAGAVIILIALTTFIVVMKKLHDKRVYIAYVDSELKKIAPRVKAAKKMAKDIELVTDKLSERPLAIDLVTEVFKITPQSITLGMVEYEERKSVTLRGAASSLSEVFKYVSVLGKSQYFKNVKVKYANKRIGQSLNAADFEIICAIS
- a CDS encoding type II secretion system protein GspK, producing the protein MIGNKRGAIFITSLWILAILAILAMGIGFRVSVEARLSKYNMDSAKALYLAKAGAVKAKYRFSKSPSTADSIYECGTAFSAEEASDPDEMKAIFKGSLTDGIFSVSYKESETVYPGMSDEERKININTAPENILKNLLIYVGEDPTIASDIVQWRSSGTGLDDGYYESLPAPYKCKHAAFSVIEELLLVKGISRKIFDKLKPYVTIYGDAAKFTVNINTALKEVLSILIMADAAQDKVTSDYFADRIIELRNGPDKEKGTKDDNSFNSDVSIENVLPELSAAQIAELKGRLKIKSNFFRIESTGLVKGSKIGKSVVLVVSKSETSGAKCLYYREH
- a CDS encoding type II secretion system protein GspJ codes for the protein MTLKNIPRHNRAFTFIELIIAVTIFAVIAVSIYSTFNAGIRVWLKTSPMIEENQSLRIFFGTVAADLKNAVAYYPKSETLAKPVFGAEYEGRINFEGAADRMSFITVIGVSDPETGFREELARVTYAYDKDKKCLRRLVATAAEGLNEDNARSSEILKDINEKDFGIEYCYKAKLSNTEYEYEWRDAWEEKNVQDVPRGVRIKVGEFRKTVFVPTGILGEEE
- the gspG gene encoding type II secretion system major pseudopilin GspG, producing the protein MERKDRRGFTLVELMLVVIIIGTLVAMVMPRLAGRTEQAKRAAAKADIEANISSALDLYEIDHGSYSENLEVLLEKKDGKGPYLKKKAIDPWGHEYKYTYPGTHGDYDLYSFGKDGVDNSGEGDDVTNWEATTSTATETETQD
- a CDS encoding type II secretion system F family protein encodes the protein MARFLYEAKKNPKETVKGVLVADNRSAAIQKIAGMGYYLVSIDEESAVTQQAEGAASGMFGRISSKDIANFTRQLSDLLESGLTIVRALDLLHDQTSNKRLKYVIMDVRDFCVAGNPLSNALGRHPRVFSNLYVSMVRSGEMGGALENILKRLSDFGEKQLEVETKIKTALAYPILMSVVGLVTIIVLMTFVIPKMMVMFSDLGQALPLPTQILLFISNTVKNYWWVIAIAIFFIGAFLVKTYATKEGRLAMDRMKLKMPIFGQLIMKVEIGRFARTLATLLENGVPILESLKVTSDTIDNAVMKEELERAYGAVKEGASLSKGLFNSKVIPPVVVNIIAIGEEAGHIERSLFKVAQGYDRESDEAVKMMMSLLEPALILTLGVVVGFIVIAMLLPIFEINFMTR
- a CDS encoding ATPase, T2SS/T4P/T4SS family: MSFKETDLIGQLLIQKGIITVEALERALAEQEHSQKRIGDILIKLGLVNENDFYRILSEQSGVEYIKLKDIKIDPSVINKIPAKFACHYELIPVEIKDDTITVAMSNPLDIHTIDDIRLLLKSEIRAVLASRREILEMIKKYYGVGAETIEKMAPDASLERSASVQAQETQDVGESAEDASIIKFVNQILLEGCRDRATDIHIEPYEDELLVRYRIDGILHETKVPQSIKHYQSAIISRIKIMANLDISERRLPQDGRIKIRIGAEEVDLRVSILPTPFGESVVIRILSGNIRFGLENLGLLKKDQDVLERLLKMPHGIIFVTGPTGSGKTTTLYASLSKINTKDRKIITIEDPIEYQLKGITQIQVQPKIELTFANALRSMLRHDPDVMMVGEVRDYETAEITIRVALTGHLVFSTIHTNDAAGGVTRLIDMGVEPFLVASAVECFIAQRLVRVICSKCKHEIKPDKELLRELGVSGSKALRVKIYEGKGCDACRFTGYKGRTAIYEILEMSEPIRELVLKRASSDQIKKKAIELGMRTLRQDGWEKIVMGMTTPSEVIRVTQQEVLEEIEE
- a CDS encoding SurA N-terminal domain-containing protein, producing MLKLFRSKHVTKIVLWGLLILILPAFVLWGTGNTGRSTKGGPKYVGIIENRKVSFENFADSLYSIRCQVVLNYYGRPETLDAILGNKEFLGKLAWDRLIMLQKARAARIKVSDKEVVGFITSHPLFLRNGKFDDHIYQYFLKNSLGIYPRSFEELVRENLMIQKLTDIITKDVKIADEEIAADYGRDNSRFAISYITIPLKDFTGKITVTDGEIVALHKKHEKDFMFQAKDATGKKGVKRQATLEEARETIRTLLVEDKARPLAEEKANAVCEEINGLISGKKLSFEDAASKLGFKAQASGLFGRTDSVEDIGEMAPIIPVATALKKDEISKPVGVKKGFLVFTVSQTQAFDPEKFKKEKDDYSRIALAVKKNAYMEDWLREREKGAKLNIDLRDYEKYYK
- the amrS gene encoding AmmeMemoRadiSam system radical SAM enzyme, with protein sequence MKEALYYEKLDGSKVQCHLCPYNCLISDGLRGSCGVRINRSGTLYTEVYNKTTGIALDPIEKKPLYHYHPGEYIFSLGTKGCNLHCEFCQNWHISQELDAPVQDITAEQAVEKAKDAKSFGIAYTYNEPFIWYEFVLETAKLAKRSALANVLVTNGYVNMAPLEGMLPYIDAMNIDLKSFDEVFYSKVCKGSLRPVLEVIKRSHKSCHIELTNLLIPTLNDSPEMITRMVDWIYDNVGPEVPLHFSRYFPCYQLSLPPTPVDSLKQAERIARKKLKYVYLGNV